AGGGATAAAAGCTCAGAAGTGATGCAATATACCATTGGTATTCAATAGCTCCTTTGTACTTGCTCCAAACAAGTTGTTGGATTTCAGTCTTTGGGATCACTTGGACGGCTGTGAGAACATCACCCTGTACACCCTTTCCACTGAACGCAAGCATCTCTACTCTTGGAACCTCTGTATTAGGAACGGAAGTGTTAGAATTTTGTTGCAAAATAACCCACAAAGAAATCCAAAAAGGAAGAAAACAAAAAGGATAACATAATAACACAATAATAAATAAAAAAATGACATGAAGTTTTGCTAGTTTTCAAGAAACCTGGGAGGATAATTTCAGTTGGCTCAGACATCTTCTGCTTTCCCACAGCAGAATCTGAACGAACAGGTGTGTACCTGCAAAATAAGTTGAATAAGTTCTAAGATTCAAGTCCGCATACAAAAGTTGAAACCATAATGGAGCCAGGCATCACTATTAATACTTCAAAAACAAGAAACATCAATATCTATGAATAAGAATCACTGCCAGTTATTCAGAAAAAAATAAAGGGCTCAGACCCGTTATCACATGCCTAAGACATTTTTTTCCCGGATGAGAGACAAAACGAAAACATTCAAAGTGTACAACCGAAAAATAAGCCATTAATACATGTATGTTAAGGAATATATCAAAGCAATGGATGCTTGTCAAAGCTGCAAGGAGAAATGACTGTGGAAACATACCCGAACAATATGCGGCAATTGTAATCTGACTCAGTCACTTCATAAGTCTTGGAGTTAGCCCCAGCAATAACATCAATGGTTCCATCATTATCTCTGTACCAACTGAAGAGACTTTCACCTTCATGGCCGCCAAAGTACTCTCCTTCTCCAGAATAAGCATCCGAAAAAAGTTTCTCCACACGAACATTAAATACTTCCGGATCAGCTGCAACATTTTCTCACTTTATTACGTCAGGAAACATAGTTCTTTTTTACACATCAGCTAAACCAATGGCCTTAAACAAATTGAAAGTTGATAAGTTAAGGAAAAACTTCAGTCAAAAAGGTGACATTATGAAAGTAATGTTTAACATAAAAACTAGATTGACGTGGACAATGATTATTCAGTTATTGGTAACTAACATTTTCTATCTGATTAGTACAATAGCTAGCAAGGTAATCGAAAGCGTGATTTTATCAGCACCTGGAGTAACAGGAGAGTTTGTTATTGAAACAACTGGCTTCCCACTCCTCCCATCTACGCGAGTAGGAATCCAGTATAAGACTAGGTAAGCCCCCACATCTTCAAGTGATGGAGTATACTTTCTGCAAGAGAATTCGATCACTCACACTTATCCAAAAGAAGAGAAATCTGAACTCTGAACACATTTTTGGGAAATTTGTTTCTCTTACAATGTTCTAGAACAAGCAATGACCTCTTCACCGGCATAGGATATTTCCGTGAGTGCAGATCCATGCAACTTTTCCTTAGTTCTATACCAGATGTACTCTCCATCACCTTCATGCCCTCCGAAATAATTTTTATGAGGTACAACCTCCTGGTTCTCATAACAGTCAGGAATTAGAAGCTCCAACCCCATAGGATTTGCTGTTTCCAAAGGAAAAAGAAGAAGGATCCAAGATAAGTAAATGTAGAAGACAGTGTCCAAGACTCAAGTTACACTGTACTTTTTTTTAACATAAATGGACATTCTACAAAAACTAAAATACATAATTGATATTCTTTCATTTTTTGAAAGACAGCTCACCTGGAGCAATGCTATCAGATCTGATACTCCTAGGACTCCCTTCTATCCCATCTTCACGAACAGGAGTGTAAATAATTTCTATGCTTTCCCCAACATCCTCCAGTGATAGATCCAAGAACTCTGTTCATTGACCATATTGATTAATCTGAAGCAGATTTGTAAGGAGATGCAAGAAATCTAAACCGATAGGTATAAGATTTACCATCATTACTCAATAGTTCCTTAACACCATTTCGTTTCACCCTAAACCATTGAAGAGAGCAATTTCCCTTAACCCTGCGTTGCAAAAGGTAAATTTAGTTGTGGAATTTTCCATCCAACAATCACATACATTTTAAGACTGTATGAAGTTTACCCTCCAGTATATGATGCAACAAAGCTCAAACGTTGCCCTTCAATCATTGATCCAAGAAACTCCAGCGACTGACAAGTTGGATGACCTGCGGAGAGATGAGTTCACAAGATATATATCATCTTACTTACACATCTCATCTACTAGTTAATGAAATTTAGAAATTTAGATACTGCAAAGCTTGATACATATAGGAAGAGAGTACTATACCGGCTATAATTGGTCCGGTTATATCAGAAATAACTGTGGGTCCACGAGCCCAGTCAGCTCTCACAGGTTCATAAGAAACCGAAATGAAGAAACCGATATCATCGACTGACAGCAGATATGACGAAGTAGTAGCACCCTTTATTTCGCACGGAGAACCATCTGAATTAGTCTGCCGAAAAAGTTTAAGAGCTGCTGGTTAATTCAACGCCATGCAGATTCATCCGCAATATAAGGAAGAATATGTTCCTTTTGTGTTCCCAAATATAATTTTTTTTGAAAATTTGGTACAAAGGTCAATACCCGAAACCACCGGAAAACAGATGCTCCTTCTTCACCACCCCAATATTCTTTTTCTGCAGATAGCACAGTTCCTTCAACAGCAGCTCCAACAATTTGAAGAGACACCGCTCTTGGGTTTCCTAATGACCAACAAAACCACATATAGTAAGCAGCATGTTATGGCAAAAACTGCTGTGCAATAGACTGTAAAAACATTTATAGGAAGAAAAATGAATAAAATTCACGTTCCTCTTTTGGTTGCATGCCCTACTCTACTTCAAATCATCTGTGATTCTCAAGTCTATAGTTATAAATAGGATTTCTGCATCTAGATCATGCTAGCATTTGCGAAATTTGCTAAACTAGTTCAAGCTCACATTGCACCAGAAATTCCATGATCATCTCGCAGTATGGAAACAACAAGACAATGCATTACCTGGACGAACACGTTCCTGGCACATGCAAGTTCTTGCCTCTCCCACAATCCCATCGTCCCTCACAGGAATACATTGAAATGAAATGAATTTACCAATAGCTTCTTTAGTAATCGTAAACTGAAGAAACCCAGAGGCTCCAGGTATCAATGTACCAGGGTGATCACTCTCAGCCTGCGCCCAAAGATGGAGAGAGCAATACTTTTTTTTGGCAACTATTTTTTTCTTTTATGAATCATACTGGATTAACAAACTTTTCAAGGAAATAATATGAAGAGCTAGAAGGATATACCTTATGATAATGCCATTCGTATATGCTTTTACCTTCATGCCCTCCTATATATCCATAGGATGCTGTCAATATTCCACCCTCGATATTGTCTCCAGTAATTGACAAGAAATTCAAGCTGGGGGGAAGGGCTGCGAGTTGTTAAAATCAAAGTTATTAGAACCAATTTTTCATTCCAGGTCAAAGACTACAAATTGATCACCTAAACACAAAACTTAGAGCATGAAAATACTTGTAACTAGAAAGGTAGGACTTAATATCGAGAAAAAAGTTATAGCTCATGAATAAACAATATAAGAAACTAACAGACGATAATTTACGATATATATTATACAGTTATTCCCTTCACAGCAAATTTGATTTCATTGAGTTCTACTCTTTTTTCTTCTGATCATGCTTCTCAACTCAAAGCTGCATTGTAATGAAATAAGAAAAAAAATGTGTATAACAATTTCAACAAAAACCACAAGACAGGCGACATTTATGACATATATTTCATTCACAAGATACGCCAGATTGCATTCACCATCAATATATCCAAGGAAAATACAAGAATACAAAAAAAAAAATAACTTACTCTCAACTGCTCTTTCAGATATTACATACACTGATTCACCGCATTCACCATCAGGTGCCATTGGAGTGTACTTTGCAACTATATAATAGCCCACTGCCCCCAAGGGTATACGGAATGACTGGGAAAAAAGCAACATTAACAACATATATAAAAATCTTACCAAATTTTGTTCGATGAGCATTATGCATTAACATACCTTTGCCACTTTAGGTGTGCTCAATTCTTCAAGATTATTGCCTTCTTCCAGGACAGAGCAACTTGATTTGAACCATTGCACTCTGCTTGAGCCTTCGGTTCCTCCAGTAACAGTGCCTGTTACAGTGAGCTTACTATTCTCCCTCAGGTCCCCAACTATCTTAACATCTTTCACTTTTGGGGGCGCTGCAGTTACAATAAAAACAACCAAAATGAGCCAAAAGTGAGGAGAAAAAGTCTAGCAAGTCCGAATTTGCAGTTATGATTTACAAAAGCGTTTCATACCCATTAATGCACAAGAAATATAGGCTAGTTAGCAACAGTCAATAAATTATGTTATCAGCAATTTATTCCTCCATAAAAAGAAATTTACATTCTGCAAAATCTTAGCATACCTGGCTTGACTACACTGGATAAAGTTGACAATGGCTCCCCTTCTAGACCTGAAATTTTCTAGGATACGTCAGAATGGTTACGGCCTAACCCTCAATAACTTGAGGCTTTCGTCTAAGTAAGAACCTGATGGGGGGAAAAAGGAAAGAGAACCAACCCTCGAAATTTGCAGGTATGTACACAAATGTGACATGTCTTCCAACATCTTCCTGGGTCAATGTATACTCAGATGTTCCAGCCAATATCAACGACAAATCTCTGCGATAAACAATTTCAGCAAAAAAGATCCAGCTTTATAAAACTGACAGAGGAAGGTGTAGAATGCTTTAAGCAAACAATGATAAAAAATGAAAAAGACGCTAAAGATCCTGCAGTGGCAACACAGTCAAACACTCATGAAGGTCCACATGCTACTTTCCATATCCACGAGGAATGAAACAAACGAGATAATCGACCTATTATAGAGCAAAAAAACAAATATCTACGTGTATAGTTACCCAGTCTCATTGTTCTTCCGTAACCACTGGAACTTGCTAGGACCTTCCTTGCCTCCAAAATAATCTCCAATCCCCTTTAAGACGCAGCCTTCAACAGCATCTCCAATAATTCGAACATTACTTACAGACGGAGGAGCTGTCATCAGGATTAATAGTTAGTAACTCCAAAAATCAGAAAAATTAACAGAAGGCAGGCATTTGATAAAAAGAAAAACAACAACCATCATACTACATGAAGGAGTTTTAGCATGTAAGAAAATCCATTTGAGAAAAGTTAACCGGACATAAACAGATAAACTAGTCCATAGATAAAATGAGATAAATAAGATTCTTGCAAACAGAAACAACTACAATGAGAATCTACTATAAAAAACAAGCAACCACAGAGACCTTTCATCGTTAGTCAAAAAAAATGAAAGAGATGAAAGCAAAGCAACACAAATCACAACATTTTTCACATATTGTGACAAAGAAAAGATACTATCTGTATAGAAGCTTTTCCATTTACCTGCTTTTACGAACTCTGTGTATTTGTACTGAGGCTCTCCTCTTGCATTTTCTTCAGTGACTGGTGTGTACATGAAGACCATACTTGATCCCACATCATCTAGAGATAACCTATATTCCTCATCCTCAGCTCCATCAATCACCACAGGGCTCCCATTCCACTTTCTCCTCAACCAACTGTTTCAAAGATAAAGTAATCATGCCTTTTAAATCATAATTCTTACCAAGAAACTGGAATACACAATTTTTTCGATAGCGGCATGTAACAGAAGGGGAAAGCGGCAAACATGACCCACCTGGTAATACACTTCCCAGGTGTCCCACCACACCATGCAACCACTGCTTGTCCCTTGAGAATATTTCCCTCAACTAATTCCCCATGTAGTTCAAGGCTCACAACTTTTGGTATTCCCTTCCCTGCACAGCGCTTCACTGTGTTATTTTCTACAGGACGCCAATACAAGAATATGTGCAAGACAGATATTGCCAAACAATGGAAAACTTCCATTTGGCCTATTGTATTACTGAAGAAGCATACCTCGTAGAACTGGCGAAGATATGGCAAATATGGATGGATATTCAATCTCTCCAATAATAGGAGTACATTCAATCTTAAGAATTTTGCCAATGTCTTCATGTTTTGGCCAATAGACCTATAGTACATTACCGAAAGAATTAGGAAACAAAATCTTTTAGCACACATGCCAATGGAAGTATGGCAAGGAAGTTTTACCTCATTGGTTGCATCAGGAATAGGGACAAAATTAGAAAGAGATCTGTCTGCCTTAGACCATTGATATCTCAGGACTAATTCTGACTCGGTACTTTCCTGAACAAGACCAAAGTGAGACTGACAGGGTGATTCTTCAGAAGGTCGGTCAACAGATGCTTCTTTGATAATACAACCAGAAGGCAACGTATCTTGCCACTTCTCAACCAAGAAGCGAAATGTCGATTCTGTTCACAAGTAGTTGCATGAATTAACATTTAAAAATGATCATATGCTAATATGGAGGTCATCAAGTTATGAGCTACCATCAAGCCACAACGAAAGATTCTAAAACTCGGATAACTGATTTGGTACCTGCTGCGAGCTCAGACTTGCAGAACTCCCAACCATCTCTGAGGCAGAGAGCTGTTTGTGGAGGATAACGCTTTGCAATTGCCACTTCCTCACGAGAGAGATCTAAAGAAAAATTCAAGGTCAGTATAGACCTTGTTAACACAAAAAAAAGGAACAAATACTATTCCCACAATTCTAAGAAAGCCTACTTTTCTTAGGCTTCATCCAGATTAGCAAAAACAATTAAAACAACCCATTAGCTGAGTGTTTATATTCATTTGTCTAACAGTTCCTACCTCTTCTCACATACTACTGCTAAGATATCACTCGCCAGTGCATATGATGAGTTAAAACTTAGACTTGCCAGTCATCTTTCTCACGAAAGGATCAGACTTACGCAAACTACAGGTTATAGATATTATACAAAAGAGTACCTCTGTCATTGAATTTCTTCAAGGAGGGACCTACAAGTAGTATGGATGCTGCTTCCAAATGAGGAATCTTCAGCAATGGATTTTCCTCAACCCGCAGATGCTGTAATAGAGAAAACACAAACCAAATTTACAAACTGCTTATTTGTATATATCAATGGAATAAAATATTCATCCATAACGCCTTTACAACAATAATAAGTACTCAAACTGGGCCATTTCAGAACCTTGCCATTTACACAGTGAATTGTGATAAAACTGATTCATAGGAGAAAAATTCCCACTGACCAGTTAAACAAGAAATGGTCAAAAATATATACTTAGAGAAATAAAGAGAGAAACCTCAAGAACTGGTAGATATGGAAAGTCCTTCAGAGTTGTTATTTTGTTCTTACTTGCTGCCAGTACCTGAGAAAAGTGTCTCTGAGATGTCTAAGAAACTATGAATTGTAAAAATGTATTGTAGAAAACCTCAATTATGAAACGGAAGATGTACCTGAAGCCGGGGCTGGCTTGCCATTGCAAGTGACTTTAATTTGTTTTGAGCAACAGAGAGAAACTAGCATAGGAACAAGAAAAAAATAGTCGGAAAAAGTCAGGGCATTTACGAA
The DNA window shown above is from Brassica oleracea var. oleracea cultivar TO1000 chromosome C3, BOL, whole genome shotgun sequence and carries:
- the LOC106334843 gene encoding 187-kDa microtubule-associated protein AIR9, with translation MEEVASKAEEEALETTVEATKEGNAAAADGSRSPESVSAASLVSSRAATTRKKAVISSNLIKPTASSSLRVSSSTPVTIRRNSTGGVAEKLTGSTKALPKRTSTTTASVTDPVRRSLPELKRSSLSAKTVSRATLPESKKPIPVSPGSRSSTKSGSSKPESSARPAMSVSVSSKRAPSSSVDSSGRAHSTLSSGRTVSKASSPSAGSSPSVSSGMRSKSLSTPLDRSSNVSGRKKTATPDSRDSRLIILPKVEVKAGDDMRLDLRGHGIRSLTSGGLHLSPNLEFVYLRDNLLSELEGIEMLNRVKVLDLSFNDFKGPGFEPLENCKMLQQLYLAGNQITSLASLPQLPNLEFLSVAQNKLKSLAMASQPRLQVLAASKNKITTLKDFPYLPVLEHLRVEENPLLKIPHLEAASILLVGPSLKKFNDRDLSREEVAIAKRYPPQTALCLRDGWEFCKSELAAESTFRFLVEKWQDTLPSGCIIKEASVDRPSEESPCQSHFGLVQESTESELVLRYQWSKADRSLSNFVPIPDATNEVYWPKHEDIGKILKIECTPIIGEIEYPSIFAISSPVLRGKGIPKVVSLELHGELVEGNILKGQAVVAWCGGTPGKCITSWLRRKWNGSPVVIDGAEDEEYRLSLDDVGSSMVFMYTPVTEENARGEPQYKYTEFVKAAPPSVSNVRIIGDAVEGCVLKGIGDYFGGKEGPSKFQWLRKNNETGDLSLILAGTSEYTLTQEDVGRHVTFVYIPANFEGLEGEPLSTLSSVVKPAPPKVKDVKIVGDLRENSKLTVTGTVTGGTEGSSRVQWFKSSCSVLEEGNNLEELSTPKVAKSFRIPLGAVGYYIVAKYTPMAPDGECGESVYVISERAVETLPPSLNFLSITGDNIEGGILTASYGYIGGHEGKSIYEWHYHKAESDHPGTLIPGASGFLQFTITKEAIGKFISFQCIPVRDDGIVGEARTCMCQERVRPGNPRAVSLQIVGAAVEGTVLSAEKEYWGGEEGASVFRWFRTNSDGSPCEIKGATTSSYLLSVDDIGFFISVSYEPVRADWARGPTVISDITGPIIAGHPTCQSLEFLGSMIEGQRLSFVASYTGGVKGNCSLQWFRVKRNGVKELLSNDEFLDLSLEDVGESIEIIYTPVREDGIEGSPRSIRSDSIAPANPMGLELLIPDCYENQEVVPHKNYFGGHEGDGEYIWYRTKEKLHGSALTEISYAGEEVIACSRTLKYTPSLEDVGAYLVLYWIPTRVDGRSGKPVVSITNSPVTPADPEVFNVRVEKLFSDAYSGEGEYFGGHEGESLFSWYRDNDGTIDVIAGANSKTYEVTESDYNCRILFGYTPVRSDSAVGKQKMSEPTEIILPEVPRVEMLAFSGKGVQGDVLTAVQVIPKTEIQQLVWSKYKGAIEYQWFRSLESGDEMSNEALSSEISCSYKVRFEDIGRCLKCECVVHDVFGRSSEPAYAETGPISPGFPRIEKLEIEGGGFHTNLYALRGNYFGGKEGKSKIQWLRSMVGSPDLISIPGETGRMYEANVDDVGYRLVVVYTPIREDGVEGHPVSASTEPVAVEPDLYKEVKLKLETGLVKFEVLCDKDPYPKKIVGDGNLERRMLEMNRKRIKVVKPGSKTSFSSTEVRGSYVPPFHVETFRNDQRRLRVVVDSENAVDMVVHSRYLRDVIVLVIRGFAQKFNSTSLNSLLKIDA